A genome region from Streptomyces antimycoticus includes the following:
- a CDS encoding universal stress protein: MGAPIVVGVDGFAESPPAAHWAAREALLRDLRLRLIHAWNPPSPEAPTLPHEDDLNYWAQRLLTDLVGELRDTHPGLRVSAELVPRETVPALLDAARDAEMLVLGSRGRGTPGGFLLGSTGRHVLAHGERPVVMVHADDRPLTADVTVGVCLRGAREETLRFAFDAAARRGGALRAVHAGAGAGGPESEEAAADALDAALRPWREKYPGVPVAEALTSERPALGVMHTAPGSGLLVLGRAETEPDPVPHLGPVIQAAVHHAPCPVVVVPCG, translated from the coding sequence ATGGGAGCGCCGATCGTCGTCGGCGTCGACGGTTTCGCCGAGAGCCCGCCGGCCGCACACTGGGCGGCCCGCGAGGCGCTGCTCCGGGATCTGCGGCTGCGTCTGATCCACGCCTGGAACCCGCCGTCGCCCGAGGCCCCGACCCTCCCCCACGAGGACGATCTGAACTACTGGGCGCAGCGTCTGCTGACCGACCTGGTGGGCGAGTTGCGCGACACCCATCCGGGACTGCGGGTCTCGGCCGAGCTGGTGCCGCGCGAGACCGTGCCCGCCCTGCTGGACGCCGCCCGGGACGCCGAGATGCTGGTGCTCGGCTCGCGCGGCCGCGGCACCCCCGGCGGCTTTCTGCTCGGATCGACCGGCCGCCATGTCCTGGCGCACGGGGAACGGCCGGTGGTCATGGTGCACGCCGACGACCGGCCGCTGACCGCCGATGTGACCGTCGGGGTGTGTCTGCGGGGGGCGCGCGAGGAGACGCTGCGGTTCGCCTTCGACGCCGCCGCCCGGCGCGGTGGTGCGCTGCGCGCCGTACACGCGGGCGCGGGCGCGGGCGGGCCGGAAAGCGAGGAAGCGGCGGCGGACGCACTGGACGCGGCGCTGCGTCCCTGGCGGGAGAAGTACCCCGGGGTACCGGTGGCGGAGGCCCTCACCTCCGAGCGCCCGGCCCTCGGGGTGATGCACACCGCGCCGGGCTCCGGGCTGCTCGTGCTTGGCCGTGCGGAGACGGAGCCGGACCCCGTCCCCCACCTGGGCCCGGTGATCCAGGCGGCGGTGCACCACGCGCCGTGCCCGGTGGTGGTCGTCCCGTGCGGCTGA
- a CDS encoding universal stress protein, which translates to MARPVTVGLDGSPESLAAAGWAAHEARSRDAPLRLVNAWPGPDQKDLTPGREAAWHYWAERALGSARAELDADHPDMAILTDQIPGRAAPVLLAEAERAQLLVVGSRSIGAVAGFFLGSVGLELAARAVTPVVLVRADVHEDRQGDVVVGVEPGEPGDDILEFAFDAATRRAGVLRAVYASRVPAIRGDAPWVVDVGLSDARKESEHALGEVLAPWRDKFSEVRVFEEIASDSPARQLVGVAAGTALMVVGRGPRQVGFGPRLGPVTQAVAHHAACPVAIVPQR; encoded by the coding sequence ATGGCGCGCCCCGTCACCGTCGGACTGGACGGTTCCCCCGAGAGTCTGGCCGCCGCCGGCTGGGCGGCGCATGAGGCCCGTTCGCGTGACGCGCCGCTGCGGCTGGTGAACGCCTGGCCGGGGCCCGATCAGAAGGATCTGACTCCGGGCCGGGAAGCCGCCTGGCACTACTGGGCCGAGCGCGCCCTGGGCTCGGCGCGCGCCGAGCTGGACGCCGACCACCCGGACATGGCGATCCTCACCGACCAGATCCCCGGCCGGGCCGCGCCCGTTCTGCTGGCCGAGGCGGAGCGGGCCCAGCTGCTGGTGGTGGGGTCCCGCTCGATCGGCGCGGTCGCCGGGTTCTTCCTCGGCTCCGTCGGCCTGGAGCTCGCCGCACGCGCCGTGACCCCCGTGGTCCTGGTGCGGGCGGACGTGCACGAGGACCGGCAGGGCGATGTGGTGGTCGGGGTGGAGCCGGGCGAGCCGGGCGACGACATCCTGGAGTTCGCCTTCGACGCCGCGACCCGCCGCGCCGGTGTGCTGCGGGCCGTGTACGCCAGCCGGGTCCCCGCCATCCGGGGCGACGCCCCGTGGGTGGTGGACGTGGGGCTGAGCGACGCGCGCAAGGAGTCCGAGCATGCGCTGGGCGAGGTGCTGGCGCCGTGGCGGGACAAGTTCTCCGAGGTGCGGGTCTTCGAGGAGATCGCGTCGGACAGCCCGGCGCGGCAGTTGGTGGGCGTGGCGGCGGGGACGGCGTTGATGGTCGTGGGCCGCGGTCCGCGCCAGGTGGGGTTCGGCCCCCGGCTGGGGCCGGTCACCCAGGCGGTGGCGCACCACGCCGCCTGCCCGGTCGCGATCGTGCCCCAGCGATGA
- a CDS encoding universal stress protein has protein sequence MIHPAKPVRNGRVVVGLDGSDSAWAALDGAVAEARRRHATLEIVHAWPWARTDPLAFDPDSEPRRPAVEIARTVLRLAVSRAQEQDPQLRIVPTLTAQDAVPELLRIGGDAALIVIGTRGLGGFTGLLLGSVGLRLAAHTRRPLLVVRGGPPTTYGLKSHGKVLVGVESGADAAAARFAFEEAKRRRARLRVLYAWPRPRVFAGDHALPAREVVALRAEREQTVAYDMVAGLREEFGQIRVREHTTHTAPAQALVEASRAADVLVLAVHRRTPRLGMQLGPVTHAALHHAHCPVVLVPVE, from the coding sequence ATGATCCACCCGGCCAAGCCGGTGCGGAACGGCCGGGTGGTGGTGGGCCTGGACGGCTCGGACAGCGCCTGGGCCGCGCTGGACGGGGCGGTCGCCGAGGCGCGGCGCCGTCACGCCACGCTGGAGATCGTGCACGCCTGGCCATGGGCGCGGACCGACCCGCTCGCCTTCGACCCGGACAGCGAACCGCGGCGGCCCGCGGTGGAGATCGCCAGGACCGTGCTGCGACTGGCCGTGTCGCGGGCCCAGGAGCAGGATCCCCAACTGCGGATCGTGCCCACCCTGACGGCACAGGACGCGGTGCCCGAGCTGCTGCGGATCGGCGGAGACGCCGCGCTGATCGTCATCGGCACCCGGGGGCTGGGCGGTTTCACCGGACTGCTGCTCGGCTCGGTCGGGCTCCGGCTGGCCGCCCACACTCGGCGCCCACTGCTGGTGGTGCGCGGCGGGCCACCGACGACGTACGGGCTCAAGAGCCACGGCAAGGTGCTGGTCGGGGTGGAGAGCGGCGCGGACGCGGCGGCGGCCCGGTTCGCCTTCGAGGAGGCCAAGCGGCGCCGCGCCCGGCTGCGGGTGCTCTACGCCTGGCCGCGGCCCCGGGTCTTCGCGGGCGATCACGCGCTGCCCGCACGCGAGGTGGTGGCGCTGCGCGCCGAGCGGGAACAGACGGTGGCCTACGACATGGTGGCCGGCCTGCGCGAGGAGTTCGGGCAGATCCGGGTACGCGAGCACACCACCCACACCGCCCCCGCCCAGGCGCTGGTGGAGGCGTCACGAGCGGCCGACGTCCTGGTACTCGCCGTCCACCGGCGAACCCCCCGCCTCGGCATGCAACTCGGCCCGGTCACCCACGCGGCACTCCACCATGCGCACTGCCCGGTGGTGCTGGTGCCGGTGGAGTAG
- a CDS encoding CBS domain-containing protein, which yields MKHRKIGNVMTDDVVRVSYMTSFDEVGALLSRHRFNGLPVVDDDDKVVGMITGTDLSEPAPTAGQLMSRPAVTVHPQDSIVDAARAMDRHRVERLPVVDEEDRLIGIVTRRDLLRVFLRPDDEIRAEVIDEVLVRSLWLGPQSVAVTVTDGIVRLEGQLDRHSEIPIAVRMTGQVDGVVAVVDRLTYLIDDSAGRGGARR from the coding sequence ATGAAGCACCGCAAGATCGGCAACGTGATGACCGACGACGTCGTCCGGGTGAGTTACATGACCTCGTTCGACGAGGTCGGTGCGCTGCTCTCCCGGCACCGCTTCAACGGGCTGCCCGTGGTGGACGACGACGACAAGGTGGTCGGCATGATCACTGGGACCGATCTCAGCGAACCCGCCCCGACGGCCGGGCAGCTGATGTCGCGACCCGCCGTCACCGTGCACCCCCAGGACAGCATCGTGGACGCGGCCCGCGCGATGGACCGCCATCGCGTCGAGCGGCTGCCCGTCGTCGACGAGGAGGACCGGCTGATCGGCATCGTCACCCGCCGGGATCTGCTGCGGGTCTTCCTCCGCCCGGACGACGAGATCCGTGCCGAGGTGATCGACGAGGTGCTGGTCCGCTCACTGTGGCTCGGCCCGCAGTCCGTCGCGGTCACCGTGACCGACGGGATCGTACGGCTGGAGGGCCAACTGGACCGGCACAGCGAGATCCCCATCGCGGTCCGGATGACCGGACAGGTGGACGGCGTGGTGGCCGTGGTCGACCGGCTCACCTACCTCATCGACGACTCCGCCGGCCGGGGAGGTGCGCGGCGATGA
- a CDS encoding universal stress protein, with the protein MVDLPLVVGVDGSHHSLEAVDWAVDAAARHAVPLRLIHASLWQRYEGIPAADPARPWELIRDEEIAASAAERARRGGPDVKVCAEVLPEDPVAALLRAGRDASGLVTGSRGRGGLAALLLGSVSLAVAARASCPVTVVRGGEPNRRGAFGRIVLGVGETAGPSAATRFAFREAEVSGRTLEAVRAWRAPAGEVTDDLLLEGDPVRAHWARAERTLDHALRAPERDHPEVSVDRETVEGTARKALLHAAATADLLVLGARRGHGHAVGLELGRIAHAALHHAPCPVVIVPERV; encoded by the coding sequence ATGGTGGACCTCCCCCTCGTCGTGGGCGTCGACGGCTCCCACCACAGCCTTGAGGCCGTGGACTGGGCGGTGGACGCCGCGGCCCGGCACGCCGTGCCGCTGCGGCTGATCCACGCCTCGCTGTGGCAGCGGTACGAGGGCATCCCCGCCGCCGACCCGGCGCGCCCCTGGGAGCTGATCAGGGACGAGGAGATCGCCGCCTCCGCCGCGGAGCGCGCCCGCCGGGGCGGACCCGATGTGAAGGTCTGCGCCGAGGTCCTGCCGGAGGACCCGGTCGCCGCGCTGCTGCGCGCCGGCCGGGACGCCTCGGGCCTGGTCACCGGCTCCCGCGGCCGCGGCGGACTCGCCGCGCTGCTCCTCGGCTCGGTCAGCCTCGCGGTCGCCGCCCGCGCCTCGTGCCCGGTGACCGTCGTACGCGGCGGCGAGCCCAACCGGCGCGGTGCCTTCGGCCGGATCGTGCTCGGCGTGGGCGAGACGGCCGGCCCCTCGGCCGCGACCCGGTTCGCCTTCCGCGAGGCCGAGGTGAGCGGCCGCACCCTGGAGGCCGTACGCGCCTGGCGCGCCCCGGCCGGTGAGGTGACGGATGATCTGCTGCTGGAGGGGGACCCGGTACGTGCCCACTGGGCACGGGCGGAGCGGACGCTGGATCACGCCCTGCGGGCCCCCGAACGGGACCACCCCGAGGTCAGCGTCGACCGCGAGACGGTCGAGGGAACGGCCCGCAAGGCGCTCCTCCACGCGGCGGCCACCGCCGATCTGCTGGTCCTCGGCGCCCGCCGCGGCCACGGTCACGCCGTGGGGCTGGAGCTCGGCCGCATCGCCCACGCGGCACTGCACCACGCGCCCTGCCCGGTAGTGATCGTGCCGGAGCGGGTCTGA
- a CDS encoding phosphoketolase family protein, with protein sequence MPDAPTTTGSPDSSTGSPDSGLGDDRIRALDAHWRAANYLAAGQIYLLTNPLLTEPLRPDHIKPRLLGHWGTSPGLNLVHTHLNRVIKDRDLDAICVWGPGHGGPAVLAGSWLDGSYSEIYPDVSRDAAGMARLFRQFSFPGGVPSHVAPETPGSIHEGGELGYSLAHAYGAALDNPGLLVACVIGDGEAETGPLAGSWHANKFLDPVHDGAVLPILHLNGYKIANPTVLARLPESELDDLLRGYGHEPIHVAGDEPLQVHRSMAHALDEALDRIALLQRTAREEGIAERPRWPVIVLRTPKGWTGPEEVDGLPVEGTWRAHQVPLPGVRENPEHLRQLERWLRSYRPEELFDADGRPRPDLLTEVPEGDRRLGANPHANGGLLLRSLPVPDLERYAVPVDKPGATLHEPTRVLGGLLEKVMEDTADRRDFRVVGPDETASNRLEALFRATGKAWQESMVPTDEHLSRNGRVMEILSEHLCQGWLEGYLLTGRHGLFSCYEAFVHIVDSMVNQHIKWLKVSRSLPWRRPVASLNYLLTSHVWRQDHNGFSHQDPGFVDHVLNKSPEVVRVYLPPDTNTLLSVADHVLRSRDYVNVVVAGKQPCFDWLDLDQARAHCARGAGTWDWAGTENGAGEPDVVLAAAGDVPTQEVVAAAGILRRHLPDVAVRVVNVVDMTRLLPKEEHPHGMTDHEFDALFTRDRPVIFAYHGYPWLVHRLSYRRAVHPHLHVRGYMEMGTTTTPFDMVVRNDLDRYRLVMDVIDRTPGLAARAVGVRQRMQDARTRHHAWIREHGTDMPEVAEWSWTG encoded by the coding sequence ATGCCAGACGCACCGACCACGACGGGCTCACCGGACAGCTCGACGGGCTCACCGGACAGCGGGCTCGGCGACGACCGGATCCGCGCCCTGGACGCCCACTGGCGCGCCGCCAACTACCTCGCGGCGGGCCAGATCTATCTGCTGACCAACCCCCTGCTGACCGAGCCGCTGCGCCCGGACCACATCAAGCCCCGGCTGCTGGGCCACTGGGGCACCTCGCCCGGCCTCAACCTCGTCCACACCCACCTGAACCGCGTCATCAAGGACCGCGACCTGGACGCCATCTGCGTCTGGGGCCCCGGCCACGGCGGCCCCGCGGTGCTCGCCGGCTCCTGGCTGGACGGCAGCTACTCCGAGATCTATCCGGACGTCAGCCGGGACGCGGCGGGCATGGCCCGGCTCTTCCGGCAGTTCTCCTTCCCCGGCGGGGTGCCCAGCCATGTGGCCCCCGAGACCCCCGGCTCGATCCACGAGGGCGGTGAGCTCGGCTACTCCCTCGCCCACGCCTACGGGGCAGCGCTGGACAACCCCGGGCTGCTGGTCGCCTGCGTCATCGGTGACGGCGAGGCCGAGACCGGCCCGCTGGCCGGTTCCTGGCACGCCAACAAGTTCCTGGACCCGGTCCACGACGGCGCCGTGCTGCCGATCCTCCACCTCAACGGATACAAGATCGCCAACCCCACGGTGCTCGCCCGGCTGCCCGAGTCCGAACTCGACGACCTGCTGCGGGGGTACGGCCACGAGCCGATCCACGTCGCCGGGGACGAACCGCTTCAGGTGCACCGGTCCATGGCGCACGCCCTGGACGAGGCGCTGGACCGGATCGCCCTGCTCCAGCGCACCGCCCGCGAGGAGGGCATCGCCGAGCGGCCGCGCTGGCCCGTCATCGTGCTCCGTACGCCCAAGGGCTGGACCGGTCCCGAGGAGGTGGACGGGCTACCGGTGGAGGGCACCTGGCGCGCCCACCAGGTCCCCCTGCCGGGCGTCCGGGAGAACCCGGAGCATCTGCGGCAGCTGGAGCGCTGGCTGCGTTCGTACCGCCCCGAGGAGCTCTTCGACGCCGACGGGCGGCCCAGGCCGGACCTCCTGACCGAGGTCCCGGAGGGCGACCGCCGCCTGGGCGCCAATCCGCACGCCAACGGCGGACTGCTGCTGCGCTCGCTGCCCGTGCCCGACCTGGAGCGGTACGCGGTCCCCGTGGACAAGCCCGGTGCGACCCTGCACGAGCCGACCCGGGTCCTCGGCGGGCTGCTGGAGAAGGTCATGGAGGACACCGCCGACCGCCGCGACTTCAGGGTGGTCGGCCCCGACGAGACCGCCTCCAACCGGCTGGAGGCCCTCTTCCGTGCCACCGGCAAGGCGTGGCAGGAGTCCATGGTGCCCACCGATGAGCACCTCAGCCGCAACGGCCGGGTCATGGAGATCCTCTCCGAGCACCTCTGCCAGGGCTGGCTTGAGGGCTATCTGCTGACCGGGCGGCACGGCCTCTTCTCCTGCTACGAGGCGTTCGTGCACATCGTGGACTCCATGGTCAACCAGCACATCAAATGGCTGAAGGTGTCCCGCTCACTGCCCTGGCGGCGCCCGGTGGCCTCCCTCAACTACCTGCTGACCTCCCATGTGTGGCGCCAGGACCACAACGGCTTCTCGCACCAGGACCCCGGCTTCGTCGACCATGTGCTCAACAAGAGCCCGGAGGTGGTGCGCGTCTATCTGCCCCCGGACACCAACACCCTGCTCAGCGTGGCCGACCACGTCCTGCGCAGCCGCGACTACGTGAATGTGGTCGTCGCGGGCAAACAGCCCTGCTTCGACTGGCTCGATCTCGACCAGGCGCGCGCCCACTGCGCCCGCGGCGCCGGGACCTGGGACTGGGCCGGTACCGAGAACGGCGCGGGGGAGCCGGACGTGGTGCTGGCCGCCGCGGGCGACGTGCCCACCCAGGAGGTGGTCGCGGCCGCCGGGATCCTCCGCCGCCATCTGCCCGATGTGGCCGTGCGGGTGGTCAACGTCGTCGACATGACCCGGCTGCTGCCGAAGGAGGAGCATCCGCACGGGATGACGGACCACGAGTTCGACGCCCTGTTCACCCGCGACCGGCCGGTCATCTTCGCCTACCACGGCTATCCGTGGCTGGTGCACCGGCTGTCCTACCGCCGGGCCGTCCACCCGCACCTCCATGTCCGCGGCTACATGGAGATGGGCACCACGACCACACCGTTCGACATGGTGGTCCGCAACGACCTGGACCGCTACCGGCTGGTGATGGACGTCATCGACCGGACTCCGGGGCTCGCGGCGCGCGCCGTGGGCGTACGGCAGCGGATGCAGGACGCCCGCACCCGCCACCACGCCTGGATCCGCGAGCACGGCACCGATATGCCCGAGGTCGCCGAATGGTCCTGGACCGGCTGA
- a CDS encoding FAD-binding protein — MPTTHAPTNWAGNITFSAARLHHPDTVDELRRIVRSADRVRVLGTGHSFNRIADTEGDLVNLDRLPHRVEIDAEKRTATIAAGMRYAHVAQALHAEGLALANLASLPHITVAGACATATHGSGSAQQCLAAAVAGLEIVGPDGEVTRISRDEDRDRLNGAVVGLGGLGVVTAMTLDIEPTYDVAQWVWTGLPLDRLDDSFEEIFGAAYSVSVFTDWRSGEGVVWLKCRTDLPDPPESGQPWLGAVPADRHHHPVPAMPPLHCTEQLGAPGPWHERLPHFRPDFTPSNGDELQSELLLPREAASAAFTALRGLGDRIAPVVQVSEVRTVAADELWLSPAYGRDSVAFHFTWVPDHEAVIEVVAAMEEALLPLGARPHWGKLTTAAPERVLASYDRAADFARLLAEHDPAGKFRNAYLDGYFPAG; from the coding sequence ATGCCGACCACCCACGCCCCGACGAACTGGGCCGGGAACATCACGTTCTCCGCCGCCCGGCTGCACCACCCTGACACCGTCGACGAGCTGCGGCGGATCGTCCGCTCCGCCGACCGGGTGCGGGTGCTCGGCACGGGCCACTCCTTCAACCGCATCGCCGACACCGAGGGCGATCTGGTGAACCTGGACCGGCTGCCGCACCGGGTGGAGATCGACGCCGAAAAGCGGACCGCGACCATCGCGGCCGGGATGCGCTACGCCCATGTGGCCCAGGCCCTGCACGCGGAGGGTCTGGCCCTGGCCAACCTCGCCTCGCTGCCGCACATTACGGTCGCGGGAGCCTGTGCCACCGCCACCCATGGCTCGGGGAGCGCCCAGCAGTGCCTGGCGGCGGCGGTCGCGGGGCTGGAGATCGTCGGCCCCGACGGCGAGGTGACCCGGATAAGCCGGGACGAGGACCGGGACCGGCTGAACGGGGCCGTGGTCGGGCTCGGCGGACTGGGCGTCGTCACCGCCATGACGCTGGACATCGAGCCCACCTACGACGTGGCCCAGTGGGTGTGGACCGGGCTTCCGCTGGACCGGCTGGACGACAGCTTCGAGGAGATCTTCGGCGCCGCCTACAGCGTCAGCGTCTTCACCGACTGGCGCTCGGGCGAGGGCGTGGTGTGGCTGAAGTGCCGCACCGATCTGCCCGATCCCCCGGAGTCCGGGCAGCCGTGGCTGGGGGCCGTCCCGGCCGACCGCCACCACCACCCGGTGCCCGCGATGCCGCCGCTGCACTGCACCGAACAGCTGGGCGCGCCGGGGCCGTGGCATGAGCGGCTGCCGCACTTCCGCCCGGACTTCACCCCCAGCAACGGCGATGAGCTGCAGTCGGAGCTGCTGCTGCCGCGCGAGGCCGCCTCGGCGGCGTTCACCGCGCTGCGCGGCCTCGGCGACCGGATCGCGCCCGTGGTGCAGGTGTCCGAGGTCCGTACGGTCGCGGCGGACGAGCTGTGGCTGAGCCCCGCGTACGGCCGGGACAGCGTCGCCTTCCACTTCACCTGGGTCCCCGACCACGAGGCGGTGATCGAGGTGGTGGCCGCCATGGAGGAGGCGCTGCTGCCGCTGGGGGCGCGGCCGCACTGGGGCAAGCTGACGACGGCCGCGCCGGAGCGGGTCCTCGCCTCGTACGACCGGGCCGCCGACTTCGCGCGGCTGCTGGCCGAGCACGACCCGGCGGGGAAGTTCCGCAACGCCTATCTGGACGGCTACTTCCCCGCCGGGTGA
- the glpK gene encoding glycerol kinase GlpK yields the protein MPEFVGAVDQGTTSTRFMIFNHDGDEVARYQLEHRQILPRAGWVEHDPVEIYERTNSVMQNALRAGGLSPTDLAAIGITNQRETTVIWDPRNGRPYYNAIVWQDTRTDTIAAALERDGRGEIIRRKAGLPPATYFSGGKIKWILENVEGVREAAERGHALFGNTDAWVLWNLTGGPGAGIHATDVTNASRTMLMNLETLDWDDELLEIFGIPRAMLPTINPSSHPEAFGQARTSRPLRTATPITGVLGDQQAATVGQVCFAPGEAKNTYGTGNFLLLNTGAELIRSTSGLLTTVAYQFGDSPPVYALEGSIAVTGSAVQWLRDQMKMIDDAPGSERLARTVEDNGGVYFVPAFSGLFAPYWRSDARGAIVGLTRYNTNGHIARATLEAICYQSRDVVEAMERDADIHLDVLRVDGGVTDNELCMQIQADVLGVPVSRPVIAETTALGAAYAAGLATGFWRDTDELRSHWSESRRWEPQWDKKAREEGYTGWKKAVQRTLDWITVE from the coding sequence ATGCCGGAATTCGTCGGTGCGGTGGACCAGGGAACCACCAGCACCCGCTTCATGATCTTCAACCACGACGGCGACGAGGTGGCTCGGTACCAGCTCGAGCACCGCCAGATCCTGCCGCGCGCGGGGTGGGTCGAGCACGATCCGGTGGAGATCTACGAGCGCACCAACTCCGTGATGCAGAACGCCCTCCGCGCGGGCGGCCTCTCGCCCACCGACCTGGCCGCGATCGGCATCACCAACCAGCGCGAGACCACGGTGATCTGGGATCCGCGCAACGGCCGCCCGTACTACAACGCCATCGTCTGGCAGGACACCCGCACCGACACCATCGCCGCCGCCCTCGAACGGGACGGCCGTGGCGAGATCATCCGCCGTAAGGCCGGGCTGCCGCCCGCCACCTACTTCTCCGGCGGCAAGATCAAATGGATTCTGGAGAACGTCGAGGGCGTCCGCGAGGCCGCCGAGCGCGGCCACGCCCTCTTCGGCAACACCGACGCCTGGGTGCTGTGGAACCTCACCGGCGGCCCCGGCGCCGGCATCCACGCCACCGATGTCACCAACGCAAGCCGCACCATGCTGATGAACCTGGAGACGCTGGACTGGGACGACGAGCTGCTGGAGATCTTCGGCATTCCGCGGGCGATGCTGCCGACGATCAACCCCTCCTCCCACCCCGAGGCGTTCGGCCAGGCCCGCACCTCCCGCCCACTGCGCACCGCCACCCCGATCACCGGCGTCCTCGGCGACCAGCAGGCGGCCACGGTCGGCCAGGTCTGCTTCGCCCCCGGCGAGGCCAAGAACACCTACGGCACCGGTAACTTCCTGCTGCTCAACACCGGAGCGGAGCTGATCCGCTCGACCAGCGGGCTGCTCACGACCGTGGCGTACCAGTTCGGCGACAGCCCTCCCGTCTACGCCCTGGAGGGCTCGATCGCCGTCACCGGCTCGGCCGTCCAGTGGCTGCGCGACCAGATGAAGATGATCGACGACGCCCCCGGGAGCGAGCGGCTCGCCCGCACCGTCGAGGACAACGGCGGGGTGTACTTCGTGCCCGCATTCTCCGGGCTCTTCGCCCCCTACTGGCGCTCCGACGCCCGGGGCGCGATCGTCGGCCTCACCCGCTACAACACCAATGGCCATATCGCCCGGGCCACCCTGGAGGCCATCTGCTACCAGAGCCGGGACGTGGTCGAGGCCATGGAACGGGACGCCGACATCCACCTGGACGTCCTGCGGGTGGACGGCGGGGTCACCGACAACGAGCTGTGCATGCAGATCCAGGCCGATGTGCTGGGCGTACCGGTCAGCCGCCCCGTCATCGCCGAGACCACCGCCCTGGGCGCCGCCTACGCCGCGGGGCTGGCCACGGGTTTCTGGCGGGACACCGATGAGCTGCGCTCCCACTGGAGCGAGTCCAGGCGGTGGGAGCCCCAGTGGGACAAGAAGGCCAGGGAGGAGGGCTACACGGGCTGGAAGAAGGCCGTCCAGCGCACCCTGGACTGGATCACGGTCGAGTAG
- a CDS encoding glutathione-independent formaldehyde dehydrogenase: MKAVVYEKPYAVAVRDVDDPRIEHPNDVIVRVTSSAICGSDLHMYEGRTAAEPGIVFGHENLGVIEETGPGVVTLSKGDRVVMPFNVACGFCKNCLAGDTGFCLTVNPGFAGGAYGYVAMGPYTGGQAERLRVPFADFNCLKLPAGEEFETDFVLLADIFPTGYHGCELAEVSPGESVAVYGAGPVGLMSAYSALLRGAAKVFVVDRVPERLAKAEEIGAIPIDFSKDDAVRQIMDRTGGEGTDKGIDAVGYQAQGREAGHEEPAVVLNSLVDTVRPTGRLGVPGLYVPSDPGAPDEHAKRGQLLVSIGRMFEKGQRMGTGQCNVKRYNRQLRDLIIAGRARPSFVVSHELPLDQAPQAYEKFDRRVEGYTKVVLHPVLAA, encoded by the coding sequence GTGAAAGCCGTCGTCTACGAGAAGCCCTATGCGGTGGCGGTGAGGGACGTCGACGATCCTCGGATCGAGCATCCGAACGATGTGATCGTGCGCGTCACGTCCAGCGCTATCTGCGGCTCCGATCTGCATATGTATGAGGGCCGTACGGCGGCCGAGCCCGGCATCGTCTTCGGGCACGAGAACCTCGGCGTCATCGAGGAGACCGGCCCCGGCGTCGTCACGCTGTCCAAGGGTGACCGCGTCGTCATGCCGTTCAACGTGGCCTGCGGATTCTGCAAGAACTGCCTCGCGGGCGACACTGGCTTCTGTCTCACCGTCAACCCCGGTTTCGCGGGCGGTGCCTACGGCTATGTGGCGATGGGGCCCTACACGGGCGGCCAGGCCGAGCGGCTGCGGGTGCCCTTCGCCGACTTCAACTGCCTGAAGCTGCCCGCGGGCGAGGAGTTCGAGACCGACTTCGTCCTGCTCGCCGACATCTTCCCGACCGGCTATCACGGTTGTGAGCTGGCCGAGGTCTCCCCGGGCGAGAGCGTGGCCGTCTACGGCGCGGGCCCGGTGGGGCTGATGTCCGCCTACTCCGCGCTGCTGCGCGGCGCCGCCAAGGTGTTCGTGGTGGACCGGGTCCCCGAGCGGCTGGCCAAGGCCGAGGAGATCGGCGCCATCCCCATCGACTTCAGCAAGGACGACGCGGTGCGACAGATCATGGACCGCACCGGCGGCGAGGGCACCGACAAGGGCATCGACGCGGTGGGCTACCAGGCCCAGGGGCGCGAGGCCGGCCACGAGGAGCCCGCGGTGGTGCTCAACTCGCTGGTCGACACGGTGCGGCCGACCGGACGGCTCGGCGTGCCGGGGCTGTACGTCCCCTCCGACCCCGGCGCCCCCGACGAGCACGCCAAACGCGGTCAGCTTCTGGTCTCCATCGGCCGGATGTTCGAGAAGGGCCAGCGCATGGGCACGGGCCAGTGCAATGTCAAGCGCTACAACCGCCAGCTGCGCGACCTGATCATCGCGGGCCGCGCCAGGCCCAGCTTCGTGGTCTCGCATGAACTCCCGCTGGACCAGGCCCCGCAGGCGTACGAGAAGTTCGACAGGCGAGTGGAGGGCTACACCAAGGTGGTGCTGCATCCGGTGCTCGCGGCCTGA